ATTTAGATTGCGCAAGGATGGGTGTTTATAATTTGTTTCCAATGAATTTCTTTAAGGCCCCTCTTTCTGCTGTTAAACAACTGAAGATTACCAAAGGAGGAAACCCGTTTCTCCTACATTTCATTCCTGAGGTATGTTCTCTTTCTTTGCATCTACAATGGTGATACTATACTTACCAGGCTTGACCACCCTATCTTCTATACCTACCGCCTTCAATGGAAATTATGGTGTTCATGCCTTTTCACTATGAGCAGGTTAGCTATTTACCAATGTCTGTCATAATCACGACATTTAAGAGGGAAAATGTAAAGCGACCACTTGAAGTCTCATACCCTCAAAAGAGCAACAAAATGGCTTGAGAAGACGTGATTCTTTTAGCTTCATGATTTTCTGAGTTTACTGTCTATTTATTTATGCTATTTAGTTTCTTGCACACAGGCACTCTCTTTTCCTCAATGATGTTCCCAGATCGGGCACCATCTGATGTTTATCTCTACACTACATTCGTTGGTGGAAGTAGAAATCGGGAGCTAGCCAGAGCTTCAAGTTGTCATCAGCataaatattttcaattttaccttggtttttgaaaactttttgtCCATCTCTGTAACCTACAAATTGTATTACTTCTGTTCTGTGGCAGTGATGAACTGAAGCAGATAGTGACTTTTGATCTTAGACAGCTAGCTATTAGGTGCAGAGGGGGAAACGAACCTTCCTTTCTGAAGTAATTTTGCTTAACTTGGATCATCTAGTGGGCATTTGAACTAAAGAGTTCTTGTAGTAAATAAGCCGCTATGGGTATGTTTTCTTACCGGATACGCACTTGATTGCAGTCACTATTATTGGAGCAAAGCATTTCCTTTTGAATATGGTTCGGTCGTATAAGCATTTCCTTTATGTTATTGTTGCCCTCTACTTTTTTATAAGCTGGGAAAACATCAGCTACATGTGAAAACCACTTTGGCAAATTCTGGTATGACGACAATCTTCTGTTGTGTTTCAAATGCTAGGAAACCACAAGGGAGGATTATCAGTAGGCAAAGCCATCTCAAGCGGTTGTGAAGCAGCTGATCTTGTTATATCATATCTCGACTCTAGTTCTGATGCTAAAGAGAAATCGCAATGAAGAGGTACATAAACATTCCTTTCAAATTGTTTGTACGTAATAGCTTGACTGCAGATTTAGATTTCATTATCTTGAAGTAAACAAATGATTTCATCGTTTCACTTTGAAGATAAAGCAACCTGCCCGATTTTGATTCCTTCAGAGATTTCTTTTCCTCGTTATATTTCATAGCATCGGTACTGGAATGATGTTCAACCCAGTGAACAATGACTTGATCTTGATATAGCACGTTGCCCATCGGAGGGCAAGGCTGGCCACGAGCTGCAGTCAGGCGGAGCCCTGCCAAATGGCTTTTACTTGTATCGTCTACCCAAACTGTTCTACTTTGTGATTAACGTTACTTTCTTGTACACTTGCTAATTCTTGATCTGTTCAAGAATTGTGGAATGCATCTATTGTTGTGTTAGTAGACGACAATGATGTTAGTGTGGTGCTTCGGTTTGTTCTTTATATACAGTATTTAGTAGCTACAGTTTTCTGAAAAGTGGTCACAATATTCACTCACAACTGACCATTAAGGATTACACcctagtgcatatttttgtaggacggactaaaaaggaaatgatgcattttcttgtaggatagagggagtattaaatttaacTGATTGAAATATTTGACACATAAATAACTTAgtcatctctctttctttatcCTCTTTTATCCTTCAAGTCATTCACATTAATGTCCTTAAAACTCGCTTTATAAATTCATCCATCCATCATCATTTTTCCTTTGTcatgttatcattttatcttcCAGCTGCTGCAGCACTTGCAATAGTGTCTTAAATTCTGTCCTTAAAAATCCATATACCACCATTTTGactactattttcattttttaaaaaattttgtgctatcaaataaaataaaatattccctccgtcccagcctAAGTGAAACGTTTCATTTCGCATGTGtttttgaaaaatgatactccctccgtttcctaAAAAATAAGAACTTTGGAAATGACgcagattttaatgcaaaattggtaaaataagaaagaggaagagaaaaaatgggtaaagtaagatgaagagaaaaaaatagtggaactagtgttagtggattgtaaggttcattttctaaaatgtaaagtttctatttttaggatatgaataaagtaatagatactctctctgtcccatagaaataagcCATTTAAGattgacacggattttaatgcgtaattagtaaagtaagagagacggagaaaaagtagttgaaattgtgtagtagATGACGggcccataaatgataaagtaaaagagaaagagaaaaaagttgtcATAATTGGATATAGACTAGttctatgggacgaagggaatagttaaaatggagcaTAAGTAAAATAAGTGAGAGAATAATACACTCTACATTATTTTCCCccactttactttctctctactttaactatttattactcatatcatttttacaaaacacatgcaAAAATGAAATACGCACTTAGACTGGGACGGGGGAGTAGCAAAATAACGCAAATTAAAGGCAGGGATCACCGGAGTTTCATTGCGATTTGTTGAAAAATCATCGAGATTCATGTTTTACTTTCTTTAGAGAATAAATGTAATGAGAGATGATAAAAGAGATTGGAGTGAAGAGGTGATAAATGAGgtaaaaaaattaagtatttatacagtgaaaataaggtaaaaaaaagaaaataaatgaaaatcgTCCATAAACCCGGATCTGCGCGCCCTATCCCAAGGGCGGACGACTAAGCAGGTTCATCGTCCACACCCGTGCAATAGCACCCATAAACCGGGGCGAATCCCCTACTCCACAATTCATACTCCACTCCTACTCTACCtactcacaacaaaataaaataatattataaccATGGACAATTTTAATAAGTGATAgtggattattttattttgttgtgagtgtAGAGTGGGAGTGGAGTAGGAATTATAGAATAGGGAATCCGCTCCGCCCATAAACCGGCCGATAGCTTGGGCGACGGAGAGAgaatatattttgaataaattaaagtttaatacTAAGAAATTTGATATAAACaacttaatttaatatatttaagaaattACCTAGGAGTAAAAAACATATTCTTAATGATTTTGGGTtaatatagaaaaataaatacgGAGTACATTTCTTTGAGCATCCACAACAGTGGATGAACAGACGGACGAGCGACCGGCTAGCGGTCCGTCCGTCGCGTTCGTCCACTATTGAAGCCGGCTAACGGGCGATGGACGAGCGTTCATCCGCGGTGGGAGGGCGTTAGCCGATCGCTCATCCGCTATTGCAGTGACGCAACGGACGAGCGACCGGCTAAcgcaattttttattttttatttcaactctatatatacggctcgttgcacttcatttcatttgtaccacttgtattaacgagtttctcttaCTTCTCTCTACATTTCTCATTTGATCTGTGGATCAAaaaatggctagtggtagtggtgcgggtggtaACGCAGGGCGGCGAATTAACGAAGAGATGCGGGCGTATATGTCCGCGAAGATAAATCGGTTGATACAAGAGCacttgcagcagcagcaactGGCGGTCCCTCGCCCCATCCATCATCCCGCTGTAGTCCCCCGAGACCACATCGGTGCCCACCAACGGTTGTATAACGACTACTTCGCTGAACAACCGCGGTTTGGGGAGGCCTTTTTCCTGCGGCATTTTAGGATGCGCCGGCCGCTATTTATAAGTATCGTGAatgctttagagcgtcgatacaaCTATTTCCGGTTCAGGGAGGATGCGAGCGGTAGGCCCGGTCACTCAcctatacagaagtgcactgccgcaatcagacagttggcctacggaggggCAAGCGACATGTTCGAAGAGTACCTCCACATAGGCGAGACGACTGCCAGCGAGTGTCTGAAGCATTTTTGTCAGGACGTCATTCACATATTCAGGGAGAGGTATATTCGAAAGCCTACCCCCAAAGACTGCCAGGCTCTGATGGATGTGCACGGGATGATGCACGGGTTTCTCGGCATATTAGGCAGTacagattgtatgcattggagtggaagaactgccccaccGTCTGGAAAGGGCAGTACACGACCGACTTCaaaggcaagaatcccacgatgatcctcgaagccatAGCTAATTACCGgatatggatttgacatgcgtattttgggtagccgggtcgaacaacgaagtcaacgtcctccagtcgtcgccccttttcaacgagcagtgcatgggcattggtccgaccatcagtttcgtcgccaacagCAACCAGCACGATGTGAGCTACTATTTGGCGAATGTGATACATCCTAGGTggtccgtctttgtgaagacgatcataTGCCCAACAGATTCAAAGAAGATTTACTTTTCGCAATGACATGAGGCGGcacgcaaggatgtggagcgggcagttggtgtgctccaggcttgatgggcggcagtgaacaGTTCAACACGGTTGTGGTATACTGACTGCATTGCTGAtgtcatgcacaacatgattgtcgaaaatgaaggtccagaactgactgattgggccagtGAAGATGGTGCTGGTCCAATCCACGACGTGGCCACCAACATA
This sequence is a window from Salvia splendens isolate huo1 chromosome 5, SspV2, whole genome shotgun sequence. Protein-coding genes within it:
- the LOC121804156 gene encoding uncharacterized protein LOC121804156, which encodes MASGSGAGGNAGRRINEEMRAYMSAKINRLIQEHLQQQQLAVPRPIHHPAVVPRDHIGAHQRLYNDYFAEQPRFGEAFFLRHFRMRRPLFISIVNALERRYNYFRFREDASGRPGHSPIQKCTAAIRQLAYGGASDMFEEYLHIGETTASECLKHFCQDVIHIFRERYIRKPTPKDCQALMDVHGMMHGFLGILGSTDCMHWSGRTAPPSGKGSTRPTSKARIPR